One Paraglaciecola mesophila genomic region harbors:
- a CDS encoding TonB-dependent receptor: MKISKLSYAVVAALATTPVLAQETPAKTGKASIETIEVTATKRSESIQDIPVSVTALNGEALENLGVDNFQEYVEFLPNVTFQGTGPGQNEIYIRGAATTQSNISVSSVQALQPSVAFYLDEQPVSMQGRNLDIYATDMQRIEVLPGPQGTLFGASSQSGTVRLITKKPDHTGFAAGVDTSTSFTKGGEMSNSVEGFINFAVSDDLAFRVAVYSDNQGGWIDNIRNDPANGGYIGSAVVIDRISGGVLSDPENTPVISPENDALVEDDFNDAVYSGARFGLSYIINEDWDLLVQHTQQTLSTEGVFAYDPNLEGETSTNRFVPEDNDDEFGLTTWTLEGRLDKLDIVYTGGYLDRSIDSTIDYTGYTNGGLFSAYYVCNYGGDVAPEDEICLDPTKYYKEKTDSTRITHELRFNTPTDNVWRLTAGVFYDEQDLNSVGKFNIANTDKFDDLARTLVGSEGVNSTSQPFEPSISFVNDIQHAIDQIAVFGQIEYDLTDDITATFGARWYEIQDTYKGSTTTVDVSRRLRAFGTQDPAELAASDLDDGVIAAIESGQLEVDLLDGDGTLTVDDVILKASVDWKVNEDILVFATYSEGFRPPVTNRVGGGLATNQTGAFEDFRIPVYSTTDELDNYEFGIKGDFLDGILRVNATAYYSEISDLQTSRYDPTNISFLVFTDNVGDAEIRGLDADLTWLATDNLVINAAFSVLDTELTSINAALDGIAPPVGSKLPYSADFSGNIRAQYFYELEGGLTGYINGSISYTGDRLASMSMDAYALEDAAQLVYGTGTGLSIEREAAVYEGVTFADSNGETIQGGRYIQDSYILANLAFGITNDEWKAEIFIDNLTDKSAILYIDAQQYTPKIVSNRPRTVGLRLSYDFF; the protein is encoded by the coding sequence ATGAAAATATCTAAGTTAAGCTACGCGGTCGTTGCCGCGCTTGCGACCACTCCTGTGCTTGCACAAGAAACACCTGCTAAAACAGGTAAAGCAAGCATAGAAACGATTGAAGTGACCGCAACAAAACGCTCAGAGTCCATTCAGGATATTCCTGTATCTGTGACTGCGCTAAACGGTGAGGCATTGGAAAATCTCGGTGTGGATAATTTTCAAGAATACGTCGAGTTTTTGCCTAATGTAACCTTTCAAGGAACAGGGCCTGGTCAGAACGAAATTTATATTCGTGGTGCAGCGACCACCCAAAGTAACATCTCAGTTTCCTCGGTACAGGCATTGCAACCCTCTGTGGCATTTTACTTGGATGAACAACCTGTTTCTATGCAGGGGCGTAACCTGGATATTTACGCCACCGATATGCAGCGCATTGAAGTACTGCCTGGGCCACAAGGCACGCTGTTTGGAGCTAGCTCGCAATCAGGTACAGTACGGTTAATCACCAAAAAGCCAGACCATACAGGTTTTGCCGCAGGTGTGGATACCAGTACGAGTTTCACTAAAGGTGGTGAAATGAGTAATTCTGTAGAAGGGTTTATAAACTTCGCAGTATCAGACGACCTTGCCTTTCGCGTAGCGGTCTACTCTGATAACCAAGGTGGATGGATAGATAACATTCGTAACGACCCTGCCAACGGCGGTTATATCGGCAGCGCTGTAGTCATTGATAGGATCTCTGGTGGTGTGCTAAGCGACCCTGAAAATACGCCGGTTATTTCACCTGAAAACGATGCATTAGTGGAAGATGACTTTAACGATGCGGTTTATTCAGGTGCGCGTTTTGGTTTGTCTTACATTATCAACGAAGATTGGGACTTATTGGTTCAACATACCCAGCAAACCCTTAGCACAGAAGGCGTATTTGCGTACGATCCTAACTTAGAGGGTGAAACCTCAACTAACCGCTTTGTGCCTGAAGACAACGATGACGAATTCGGTTTGACTACCTGGACCCTAGAAGGGCGTTTAGACAAACTAGATATCGTTTACACAGGTGGTTACCTAGACCGCTCAATTGACTCAACGATTGATTATACGGGTTACACCAACGGCGGCTTATTCTCGGCTTATTACGTGTGTAATTATGGTGGCGATGTAGCGCCAGAAGATGAGATTTGCTTAGATCCGACTAAGTATTACAAGGAAAAAACCGACAGCACGCGTATAACGCACGAGTTGCGTTTTAATACGCCAACAGACAATGTATGGCGCCTAACTGCGGGGGTGTTTTACGATGAACAAGATCTCAATTCTGTAGGTAAGTTTAATATCGCTAATACGGACAAGTTCGACGATTTAGCCCGCACCTTAGTGGGTTCTGAGGGGGTTAACTCAACAAGTCAACCTTTTGAGCCTAGCATCAGTTTTGTGAACGATATTCAACACGCAATTGACCAAATCGCAGTGTTTGGCCAAATAGAATACGATTTAACCGACGATATTACCGCAACGTTTGGTGCTCGCTGGTATGAAATTCAAGATACTTATAAAGGCTCCACTACGACTGTTGATGTTAGTCGACGTTTACGTGCGTTCGGTACCCAAGATCCAGCTGAATTAGCGGCATCTGATCTGGATGATGGTGTGATTGCTGCAATAGAAAGCGGTCAACTTGAAGTTGATTTACTCGATGGTGATGGCACATTAACCGTAGACGATGTGATTTTGAAAGCGTCAGTAGACTGGAAGGTAAACGAAGATATCTTGGTATTCGCCACCTATTCTGAAGGTTTCCGTCCGCCTGTAACCAACCGCGTAGGTGGTGGTTTAGCGACGAATCAAACAGGGGCGTTTGAAGACTTCCGTATTCCAGTGTATTCAACAACCGATGAGTTAGATAATTATGAGTTCGGTATTAAAGGTGACTTCCTAGACGGTATTTTACGGGTGAACGCCACGGCGTATTACTCTGAAATTTCCGACTTGCAGACGTCACGTTATGACCCAACCAATATTAGCTTTTTGGTGTTTACTGATAACGTAGGGGATGCTGAGATCCGCGGTCTTGATGCTGATTTAACTTGGTTGGCTACTGACAACCTTGTCATCAACGCGGCGTTTAGTGTGTTAGACACTGAGCTAACGAGTATTAACGCTGCATTAGATGGCATTGCGCCACCTGTAGGCAGCAAACTACCTTACTCGGCTGACTTTTCAGGGAATATCCGTGCGCAATACTTCTATGAGTTAGAAGGTGGGTTAACGGGTTATATCAACGGCTCAATTAGTTACACGGGTGATCGCTTAGCCAGCATGTCAATGGATGCTTACGCCCTTGAAGACGCTGCTCAGCTAGTTTATGGCACGGGAACAGGTTTAAGCATTGAACGTGAAGCCGCAGTGTACGAAGGGGTAACCTTTGCCGATTCAAACGGTGAGACTATCCAAGGTGGACGCTACATACAAGATAGCTACATATTGGCTAACCTTGCTTTTGGTATCACCAATGATGAATGGAAAGCGGAAATCTTTATTGATAACCTAACCGACAAGAGCGCCATTTTGTACATCGATGCCCAGCAGTACACGCCTAAAATAGTGTCTAATAGACCGCGTACCGTGGGGTTACGGTTGTCTTACGACTTCTTTTAA
- a CDS encoding mechanosensitive ion channel family protein, with the protein MEDVFSTNINVSELLDHALSLVLTYAPKLLLAIVTLVVGLWLINRFVAILDKRLGRKDPTLNKFLCGLISAVLKVMLLISVASMIGIETTSFIAVIGAAGLAIGLALQGSLANFAGGVLILIFKPFKVGDTIEAQGYIGSVSEIQILYTVVNTFDNRRIVIPNGSLSNATLVNISAYDKRRCDMTFGIGYGDDIDKAKDILKRLFEEDERSLTDPAPRISVGGLGDNSVDLMFRPWVATDDLWPYYWDMQEKVKKAFDKEGISIPFPQRDVHVYQTKE; encoded by the coding sequence ATGGAAGATGTTTTCTCAACGAATATCAATGTATCTGAGTTATTGGACCATGCATTGTCGCTCGTATTGACTTACGCCCCAAAATTGCTTTTAGCCATTGTCACCTTGGTGGTGGGTTTATGGTTAATCAATCGCTTTGTCGCCATTCTAGATAAAAGACTGGGTAGAAAAGACCCCACCCTCAATAAGTTTCTGTGCGGGTTAATCAGTGCCGTGTTGAAGGTGATGTTACTGATTTCAGTTGCCTCCATGATAGGCATAGAAACCACGTCGTTTATTGCGGTTATAGGTGCAGCAGGTCTAGCAATCGGTCTGGCGTTGCAGGGCAGTTTGGCCAATTTTGCTGGTGGCGTTCTGATTTTAATTTTCAAGCCGTTTAAAGTGGGAGATACCATTGAAGCGCAAGGGTATATCGGATCAGTTAGCGAAATTCAGATTTTGTATACTGTGGTAAATACCTTTGATAATCGTCGTATTGTTATTCCTAACGGCAGTTTATCGAACGCCACCCTAGTGAATATTAGCGCCTATGATAAGCGTCGTTGCGATATGACGTTTGGGATCGGCTACGGCGACGATATTGATAAGGCAAAAGACATCTTGAAACGTTTGTTCGAAGAAGATGAACGTTCGTTAACTGACCCTGCACCTAGGATCAGCGTAGGTGGCTTGGGTGACAATTCTGTCGACTTGATGTTTCGCCCTTGGGTTGCCACTGACGATTTATGGCCTTACTACTGGGACATGCAAGAGAAGGTTAAAAAAGCCTTTGATAAAGAAGGCATTAGCATTCCGTTTCCGCAACGAGATGTGCATGTTTATCAGACAAAGGAATAG
- a CDS encoding aminoglycoside 6-adenylyltransferase: MLKIMTSALPHQLSFLERIIHITQQNEHFAGLSITGSASTNELDQYSDLDFVLAVKPDSYDMLYTQRQVLAKSFGELLACFTGEHVGEPRVLICLYQEGEELLHVDLKFVALPDVAQRVDNPIVLWEEESQLTRLYQSDEGHYPMQDLQWFEDRFWVWIHYGAARIGRGEFFETLAFISFLRQTVIAPLAKKAHGFEPNGIRRIEQQLPELASELQGILPHFDKASLQTCLYALADIYIHYREMLSSDTRVLGREGSTVHVNHKAQSAALDYLTAI, translated from the coding sequence ATGTTAAAAATAATGACCAGCGCCTTACCTCATCAATTGTCGTTTCTTGAACGTATCATCCATATTACTCAACAAAATGAGCACTTCGCAGGCTTGTCAATAACAGGCTCAGCATCCACTAATGAATTAGACCAATATAGCGACCTTGATTTTGTGCTGGCTGTTAAACCTGATAGCTACGATATGCTATATACCCAGCGTCAAGTCCTCGCGAAATCATTTGGTGAGCTATTGGCGTGCTTTACTGGCGAGCACGTAGGTGAACCCAGAGTATTGATATGTTTGTACCAAGAAGGGGAAGAATTACTCCATGTGGATTTGAAATTTGTTGCGCTACCCGATGTGGCTCAGCGCGTCGATAACCCCATAGTACTTTGGGAAGAAGAAAGTCAGTTAACCCGTCTTTACCAAAGTGATGAAGGCCATTACCCCATGCAAGACCTGCAGTGGTTTGAGGATAGGTTTTGGGTGTGGATACATTACGGTGCGGCCAGAATCGGCCGAGGCGAATTTTTTGAAACGTTGGCGTTTATTTCTTTTTTGCGCCAAACGGTAATCGCACCATTAGCCAAAAAAGCCCATGGGTTTGAGCCTAATGGCATTCGCCGTATTGAACAGCAACTACCTGAATTAGCGTCTGAGTTGCAGGGTATACTGCCCCATTTCGATAAAGCCAGTCTGCAAACCTGTTTATATGCACTTGCTGATATCTATATTCATTACAGAGAGATGTTGAGCTCGGACACTAGGGTGCTTGGTCGTGAAGGTAGCACTGTTCATGTTAACCACAAAGCGCAGAGCGCAGCGTTAGATTACTTAACGGCGATTTAA
- the aceK gene encoding bifunctional isocitrate dehydrogenase kinase/phosphatase gives MNNTHSSVLNKVAFLILHGFDKSYRRHSRITRDAQQRFEQAKWQETQKAMKERIAIYERTLADAVGEIYQQVFPHQENNQFWLDLKIRYQKILSDHPQYELAETFYNSVIGRIFKHQQINDDMMFIMPTRCYLAGLQRHIVLHSFDTSGTVRKMLEDIFNRYHFDIAFQDIQRDLKHLDAALRARLNTAQLASVHTVEMLKSVFYRSKSAYLIGRICMPDETLPFVIPLSVTTKDTPDKSNQIVVEALLTERQDLSVIFSFARSYFMADTQHPAEVVAFLHELLPHKKKFELYIALGLYKHGKTVFYRNFLAHMEDSSDQFAIAPGIRGLVMAVFHLPSYGVVFKIIKDEFPESKKITRQHVKDCYKLVKMTDRVGRMADTHEYVNFRLPRHRVEQALIDELLETCTSSVELTDDEVIIKHLYIERKMTPLNIFLAEQKDPKLITNALNDLGLCIKQIAAAHIFAGDMLHKNFGITRGGRVIFYDYDEICYLTEREFRALPKSDDPYAIDTLSVGPTDVFPEQFEHFIVGKKHLKQELKALHGEIMTAEYWQNMQAQSLKGDVPDFIPYDQTKRFVN, from the coding sequence GTGAACAACACACATTCTTCCGTGTTGAATAAAGTGGCGTTTCTAATTTTGCATGGTTTCGACAAAAGTTATCGTCGACACTCGCGTATTACGCGAGACGCTCAGCAACGTTTTGAACAAGCAAAGTGGCAAGAAACCCAAAAAGCGATGAAAGAGCGCATCGCAATTTACGAGCGCACGTTGGCCGATGCAGTGGGGGAAATCTACCAGCAGGTGTTTCCTCACCAAGAGAACAATCAATTCTGGCTCGACCTAAAAATACGTTATCAAAAAATACTCAGCGATCACCCTCAATACGAATTAGCAGAAACCTTTTACAATTCAGTTATAGGTCGAATTTTTAAGCATCAACAAATTAACGATGACATGATGTTTATCATGCCCACTCGCTGCTATCTAGCCGGTTTGCAACGCCACATAGTCTTACATAGTTTTGATACCTCTGGTACGGTACGCAAAATGTTAGAAGACATATTCAACCGCTATCATTTTGATATTGCATTTCAAGATATTCAGCGTGATCTAAAGCATTTAGACGCTGCATTGCGCGCACGTTTAAACACCGCGCAACTCGCCAGCGTACACACAGTAGAAATGCTTAAATCGGTGTTTTATCGTAGTAAATCCGCCTACTTAATTGGGCGAATTTGTATGCCAGATGAAACCCTGCCTTTTGTTATTCCCCTTTCAGTCACAACAAAGGACACGCCAGATAAAAGTAACCAGATAGTCGTTGAGGCGCTGTTAACAGAACGCCAAGATCTCAGTGTCATATTTAGCTTCGCCCGCTCTTACTTTATGGCTGACACTCAGCACCCAGCTGAAGTAGTTGCCTTTCTCCATGAGCTATTACCTCATAAAAAGAAATTCGAGTTGTATATTGCGCTGGGCTTATACAAGCATGGTAAAACCGTGTTCTATAGAAATTTTTTAGCCCACATGGAAGATTCGAGCGACCAGTTTGCCATTGCGCCCGGGATACGCGGGCTGGTAATGGCGGTATTCCACTTACCCTCTTACGGTGTGGTCTTCAAGATCATCAAAGATGAATTTCCAGAAAGTAAAAAGATCACTCGTCAGCACGTTAAAGACTGCTATAAGTTAGTCAAAATGACAGACCGCGTGGGTCGCATGGCAGATACCCATGAGTACGTTAATTTTCGCTTACCGCGCCATCGAGTTGAGCAAGCTTTGATTGATGAGCTGCTTGAAACCTGTACCAGTAGTGTAGAGCTCACGGATGACGAAGTGATCATCAAGCATCTGTACATAGAACGAAAAATGACGCCATTAAACATTTTTTTAGCCGAACAAAAAGATCCGAAGTTAATCACCAACGCTTTAAACGACCTTGGTTTATGCATTAAGCAAATCGCTGCAGCACATATTTTTGCCGGTGACATGTTACATAAAAACTTTGGGATCACCCGTGGTGGTCGTGTCATTTTTTATGATTATGATGAAATTTGTTATTTAACTGAGCGCGAATTCAGAGCCCTACCTAAATCGGATGACCCGTACGCCATTGATACGCTTTCCGTAGGCCCAACAGATGTATTTCCAGAACAGTTTGAACATTTTATTGTGGGTAAAAAGCACCTAAAGCAAGAGTTAAAAGCCCTGCACGGTGAGATCATGACCGCTGAATATTGGCAGAACATGCAAGCACAATCTCTAAAAGGTGATGTACCTGATTTTATTCCCTACGATCAAACAAAACGCTTTGTAAATTAA
- a CDS encoding mechanosensitive ion channel family protein — protein MDTTNNDAAANSDIAVTETSAATDNSAVLESTSQTLMQTIEHYLDVAHQHLFMPDTYLQIGLIGCIYILAYWLGSKLRRSSKFVTNQPQAKDHPLRRITYRIDKMLFPLIAIVLLKVVSEFSASLMGANWILDLALTIAVLLFVNSVINACVSHPVLANLLKWMMLPLLFLHMVDWLEGIIEVLQGLSLNIGNIEISAYGLARVLIFGTLLFWVGRASNNVGQDIIRKQESLDIRTREVFAKLFEVALVCVIALLLLNVMGINLTALAVFGGAVGVGLGFGLQSIASNFISGIIILLDRSLTIGDYIEMEEGQKGFVRHFKMRYTTLETYDGKDIMVPNEKFISSTFVNWSHKNPKQRYRVDFSVAYETDIRAMVEIIKAVVAEHPQVLSGEEYPIEERPDCEIDSFGDSGVNVFVEFWMEGIDDGKNRVGGDLMLTIFETLREHNITIPFPQREVRVLNPSYTVTNTTENKN, from the coding sequence GTGGATACAACGAACAACGATGCCGCAGCGAATAGCGATATTGCGGTTACAGAAACATCAGCAGCAACTGATAATAGCGCGGTACTTGAGTCAACCAGCCAAACCTTAATGCAAACAATAGAGCATTATCTAGATGTCGCTCACCAGCATCTTTTTATGCCAGATACTTATTTGCAAATCGGCTTAATTGGCTGCATTTATATACTCGCTTATTGGTTGGGCAGCAAATTGCGTCGCTCATCCAAGTTTGTTACCAACCAACCGCAAGCTAAAGACCACCCATTAAGGCGTATCACATATCGCATTGATAAAATGCTATTTCCCCTTATTGCTATCGTCTTACTCAAAGTGGTCAGTGAGTTCAGCGCCAGTCTCATGGGTGCCAATTGGATTTTAGATCTTGCCTTAACCATAGCCGTTTTGTTGTTTGTTAATTCCGTGATTAATGCGTGCGTGTCTCATCCTGTGCTGGCAAATTTACTAAAATGGATGATGTTACCTCTATTGTTCCTGCATATGGTCGATTGGCTTGAAGGCATAATTGAAGTGCTCCAAGGGCTCAGCCTAAATATTGGAAATATTGAGATTTCAGCTTACGGGCTCGCTCGAGTATTGATCTTTGGTACCCTTTTATTTTGGGTCGGCCGCGCCTCAAATAATGTCGGGCAAGACATTATACGCAAGCAAGAGTCACTAGATATTCGCACCCGAGAGGTCTTCGCTAAACTGTTCGAAGTGGCCTTAGTGTGTGTTATCGCTTTGTTATTACTCAATGTGATGGGGATTAACCTGACAGCGCTAGCGGTATTTGGTGGCGCAGTGGGCGTGGGGTTAGGCTTTGGCTTACAGTCAATCGCATCAAACTTTATTTCGGGCATCATTATATTACTCGATCGTTCTTTAACGATTGGCGATTACATTGAAATGGAAGAAGGGCAAAAAGGTTTCGTTAGGCATTTTAAAATGCGTTACACCACCCTTGAGACCTATGATGGCAAAGACATCATGGTGCCCAATGAAAAGTTCATATCAAGCACCTTTGTAAATTGGTCGCACAAGAACCCCAAACAGCGTTATCGGGTTGATTTTTCAGTGGCTTATGAAACCGATATCCGCGCTATGGTCGAGATTATTAAAGCCGTAGTGGCTGAGCATCCCCAAGTGCTCAGCGGCGAAGAATATCCCATAGAAGAACGCCCTGATTGTGAAATAGATAGCTTTGGTGATTCAGGCGTTAATGTATTCGTGGAGTTCTGGATGGAAGGTATAGATGACGGCAAAAACCGTGTTGGTGGTGATTTAATGCTAACCATCTTTGAAACCCTGCGTGAACACAATATTACTATTCCGTTTCCGCAACGTGAAGTACGTGTTCTTAACCCCAGTTACACTGTGACCAATACCACTGAAAATAAAAATTAA
- a CDS encoding MAPEG family protein, translated as MSIILICLLIAVLLPIIAKVPLSMAMNKEQGGYDNRYPREQQKQLSGFGARASAAHANCFEALILFVPGALAVIATQSAGHLAEYSAIVFIIARIGYLCAYWCNVHLLRSILWTIGYIASLFLIWLAIP; from the coding sequence ATGAGCATAATACTGATATGTTTACTGATAGCCGTGTTACTGCCGATTATTGCCAAGGTACCCCTGAGTATGGCAATGAATAAGGAGCAAGGGGGTTATGATAATCGCTACCCAAGAGAGCAGCAAAAGCAATTAAGTGGTTTCGGTGCGCGCGCCTCAGCGGCGCATGCAAATTGTTTTGAAGCGCTGATTTTATTTGTTCCTGGGGCGCTCGCAGTGATTGCCACGCAATCAGCGGGGCATTTAGCAGAATATAGCGCCATAGTGTTTATTATTGCTCGGATCGGCTATTTATGTGCTTACTGGTGCAACGTACATCTTTTACGTAGCATTTTGTGGACAATTGGCTATATTGCCTCATTGTTCCTTATTTGGTTAGCCATCCCTTAA
- a CDS encoding ZIP family metal transporter has protein sequence MDSVWLVMTFTLLAGLAMPAGALIARIEHFQSQWFEEELRHLIIAFGGGALLSAVALVLVPEGIANLSLFTSLLFFISGSVCFMGIDILLVKINTPGSQLAAMLADFIPESVALGAAFATGKSNAVLLAVLIGLQNLPEGFNAYREMRSGNKFSANRLLIIFSALALFGPAAGLSGYFWLANYPDIVSAIMLFASGGILYSIFQDIAPQAKLDKHWFPPMGGIFGFALGLIGFMLTQH, from the coding sequence ATGGACAGCGTATGGTTGGTGATGACTTTTACCTTACTTGCAGGCTTAGCTATGCCCGCAGGTGCGCTCATTGCCCGCATAGAGCATTTTCAATCTCAGTGGTTTGAAGAAGAGTTGCGTCATTTAATCATCGCCTTTGGCGGTGGCGCGTTACTTTCAGCTGTTGCCTTAGTCTTGGTCCCCGAGGGCATAGCGAATTTATCATTGTTCACTAGCCTGTTATTTTTTATCAGCGGCAGTGTGTGTTTTATGGGGATTGATATTTTATTGGTTAAAATTAATACCCCCGGCAGCCAATTGGCAGCCATGCTGGCTGACTTTATTCCTGAATCTGTTGCGTTAGGCGCTGCTTTTGCCACAGGAAAGAGTAATGCAGTGTTGCTGGCCGTACTCATAGGCTTACAAAATTTGCCAGAAGGCTTTAATGCATACCGTGAGATGCGCTCAGGTAATAAGTTTAGCGCTAACCGCCTGCTGATTATTTTTAGTGCGCTGGCGCTATTTGGGCCCGCAGCAGGACTGAGTGGATATTTTTGGCTGGCCAATTACCCGGATATTGTTTCAGCGATTATGCTGTTTGCATCAGGTGGAATTTTATATTCAATTTTTCAAGATATTGCCCCTCAGGCGAAGCTGGACAAACATTGGTTTCCACCCATGGGCGGTATATTTGGCTTTGCTCTTGGATTAATCGGCTTTATGCTGACCCAGCATTAG
- a CDS encoding GGDEF domain-containing protein gives MDLLRRSLAGIFVYAFLLPVIFWPIGFHEIQPHLTYLFAGAMFFFSVLRLIHYVNSKRLYALSPRAWFITFAALSLSQAAILGTVFTLAIFDERFFPIIHVSMLALAGIASSALLALSPRIRFGILNLTILMLPAMITGFLSEGYLPLAVMMLVFTVYISGIGIRANKEYKRSFDIEIELEAQRKELETLNQTDALTSIYNRGYFNQHFEDQWQYAMRHELEIAILLIDVDHFKSINDTYGHLAGDACLVNLAYAINKAVNRAIDVAARYGGEEFVVLLSGCNTEQARSMAQKIEQVIKDHKFVHEGRGIPVTVSIGIATTMPKPKQKSSTLIDQADQALYQAKAQGRNRSIVFTEDE, from the coding sequence ATGGATTTGCTCAGGCGATCGCTGGCTGGCATCTTTGTGTATGCTTTTTTATTACCTGTCATTTTTTGGCCGATAGGGTTTCATGAAATCCAGCCTCATTTAACGTATTTATTCGCCGGTGCGATGTTTTTCTTTAGTGTCTTGCGCCTGATTCATTACGTCAATTCAAAACGACTTTATGCTCTTTCCCCTCGAGCATGGTTCATTACATTCGCAGCCTTATCGCTTTCTCAAGCTGCTATTTTAGGAACCGTATTTACCCTTGCGATTTTTGACGAGCGCTTCTTTCCCATCATTCACGTTTCTATGCTTGCCCTTGCCGGTATTGCCAGTAGCGCTTTATTGGCTCTAAGTCCCAGAATTCGATTTGGCATTCTCAATTTAACAATATTGATGTTGCCCGCCATGATCACAGGGTTTCTCAGCGAAGGGTATCTCCCTCTCGCGGTGATGATGCTGGTGTTTACTGTGTACATAAGTGGGATTGGCATACGCGCGAACAAAGAATATAAACGTTCATTTGATATTGAAATTGAGTTGGAGGCCCAGCGAAAAGAGCTAGAAACGCTCAACCAGACTGACGCCTTAACGAGTATTTATAACCGAGGCTACTTTAACCAACATTTTGAAGACCAATGGCAATACGCCATGCGCCATGAACTTGAGATAGCGATATTGTTGATTGATGTTGATCACTTTAAATCCATTAACGACACTTATGGTCATCTGGCGGGTGACGCTTGTTTAGTCAACCTAGCTTATGCGATAAATAAAGCGGTTAATCGCGCCATAGATGTAGCAGCCCGCTACGGCGGTGAAGAGTTTGTAGTACTATTAAGCGGTTGCAACACAGAACAAGCGCGCAGCATGGCACAAAAAATCGAACAGGTAATCAAGGATCACAAATTTGTGCATGAAGGAAGGGGAATACCCGTTACCGTCAGCATAGGCATTGCGACAACGATGCCGAAACCCAAGCAAAAATCGAGTACTTTAATTGACCAAGCCGACCAGGCCTTGTATCAAGCTAAGGCTCAAGGTCGCAACCGTTCGATTGTATTCACTGAGGACGAATAG
- a CDS encoding 1-aminocyclopropane-1-carboxylate deaminase/D-cysteine desulfhydrase — protein MPYTLDPLQISLPSPEQRMTPDWKNAEHLQIWVKRDDLIHEVISGNKWRKLRQSIRYALANDIQHIVSFGGGHSNHLHALGYVCSALKLKLTAIVRGHYHNDFTPMLRDLKAWQADIHFVDRKTYQLRDDDAYLTALSQQYPNAMFIPEGGSSEHALTGVSEILRELKQPYDYILAPVGSGGTLAGLITGASAQVSDKQPSIIGIGVLKGQDYLEALVSNLLLKQALAPAQQANWHIEHGFHFNGYAKSTPELNAFCQHVNHTLGIPIEPVYSGKLFWAAKALIEQNTFAAGSRILLLHTGGLQGARD, from the coding sequence GTGCCATACACATTAGACCCACTACAAATATCGCTTCCCTCGCCAGAACAACGAATGACACCTGACTGGAAAAACGCTGAACATCTACAAATTTGGGTTAAACGTGACGACCTTATACATGAGGTCATTTCCGGCAATAAGTGGCGCAAACTACGTCAATCGATCCGTTATGCTTTAGCAAACGATATACAGCATATTGTGAGTTTTGGTGGCGGTCATTCAAATCACCTTCATGCACTTGGCTATGTGTGTTCAGCTTTAAAATTAAAACTGACAGCGATAGTACGTGGTCACTATCACAATGATTTCACCCCCATGTTGCGTGATCTAAAAGCATGGCAAGCAGACATACACTTTGTTGATCGAAAAACCTATCAGCTACGTGACGATGACGCCTACTTAACCGCATTATCTCAGCAGTATCCAAATGCAATGTTCATCCCTGAAGGGGGGTCATCAGAGCATGCGTTAACCGGTGTATCTGAAATTCTCCGTGAACTAAAGCAACCCTACGATTATATTTTAGCGCCTGTGGGCAGCGGCGGCACATTAGCGGGTCTGATAACAGGTGCTTCGGCTCAGGTAAGTGACAAACAACCAAGCATCATTGGCATTGGCGTTTTAAAGGGCCAAGATTATCTTGAAGCATTGGTTAGTAACTTATTGCTTAAACAAGCACTGGCCCCCGCTCAACAAGCGAATTGGCACATCGAACATGGCTTTCATTTCAATGGATATGCTAAATCCACCCCAGAGTTAAACGCGTTTTGCCAACATGTTAACCACACCCTAGGTATCCCTATCGAGCCTGTATACAGCGGCAAGCTCTTTTGGGCCGCAAAAGCGTTAATTGAGCAAAATACATTTGCCGCCGGTAGTCGGATCTTGCTGCTACACACAGGAGGTCTGCAAGGGGCCCGCGATTAA